From a region of the Megalops cyprinoides isolate fMegCyp1 chromosome 13, fMegCyp1.pri, whole genome shotgun sequence genome:
- the LOC118788262 gene encoding pleckstrin homology domain-containing family F member 2-like: MVDQLTLTKENTERILEVEALFGVSGKPLAKPGRVLVGEGQLLKLCRRSPQLKVFFLFDDILVYGSVVLLGRWYANQQVVPLEELALEDTADGPGMRNCWLVRTPRKSFYVSATSAQEKRAWMEHIWECRAKRLELVGRPPRAGFAAVWVPLRTVAVCMRCRGRFGMAQRRHHCRQCGFVVCGPCSRGRAIILNISSRPVRVCLPCYYSLQGQAAQMARNQGLGAGGSGSDEDEAAMPVHEASSDEEREDECEEDPIPSQWVSYARRLSSTCEGQ, encoded by the coding sequence ATGGTGGACCAGCTGACCCTCACAAAGGAGAATACAGAGCGCATCCTGGAGGTGGAGGCCCTCTTTGGCGTTTCGGGGAAGCCCCTGGCCAAGCCGGGCCGGGTcctggtgggggaggggcagctgcTGAAGCTTTGCAGGCGTAGCCCACAGCTGAAGGTCTTCTTCCTCTTCGACGACATCCTGGTGTACGGCAGTGTGGTGCTGTTGGGCCGCTGGTACGCCAACCAGCAGGTGGTGCCGCTGGAGGAACTGGCGCTGGAGGACACGGCGGACGGACCAGGCATGAGGAACTGCTGGCTCGTCCGCACGCCGCGCAAGTCCTTCTACGTGTCGGCCACCTCGGCCCAGGAGAAGCGGGCCTGGATGGAGCACATCTGGGAGTGCCGGGCCAAACGTCTGGAGCTTGTGGGCCGCCCTCCCAGGGCCGGCTTCGCCGCCGTCTGGGTCCCGCTCCGGACCGTCGCCGTCTGCATGCGCTGCCGCGGCCGGTTCGGCATGGCGCAGCGGCGCCACCACTGCCGACAGTGCGGCTTTGTGGTTTGCGGGCCCTGCTCCAGGGGGAGGGCCATCATCCTCAACATATCGTCCAGGCCCGTCCGGGTCTGCCTGCCCTGCTACTACAGCCTGCAGGGCCAGGCCGCACAGATGGCCCGGAACCAGGGGCTCGGCGCCGGGGGGAGCGGGTCCGATGAGGACGAGGCGGCCATGCCGGTGCACGAGGCGTCCAGCGACGAGGAGCGTGAAGACGAGTGCGAGGAAGACCCCATTCCTAGCCAGTGGGTCAGTTATGCCCGAAGACTCAGCAGTACCTGTGAAGGACAGTGA